GGCCGTCTGGTTGTCCAGAGCCTTGTAGTCCGGATCGACGAAGTGTTTGGCCACGCGATGCACTTCGGCGTCGGTCAAGGTGGTCTGGCCACCGCGAAGGTGTTCCATTTCCGCGTCGACTTTCTGCGCGAACACTTCAGGTGTCAGGGCCTTGACCAGAATCTTGATCCGCGCCTTGTATTTGTTGTCGCGACGGCCGTAGCGGTTGTAGACCCGCAGGATGGCGTCGAGGTAGCTCAACAGATCCTGCCATGGCAGGAACTCGTTGATGAACGCGCCCACCACCGGCGTACGGCCCAGGCCGCCACCGACCAGCACACGGAAGCCCAGTTCGCCCGCGGCGTTGTGCACCGGCTCAAGGCCGATGTCATGGACTTCGATGGCCGCACGGTCGGATGTCGAACCGTTGATGGCGATTTTGAATTTGCGCGGCAAGTAAGCGAATTCCGGGTGGAACGTGGTCCACTGACGGACGATTTCGCACCACGGACGCGGGTCGATCAACTCATCGGCCGCGACACCGGCGAACTGGTCGGTGGTGACGTTGCGCAGGCAGTTGCCGCTGGTCTGGATCGCATGCATCTGCACGGTCGCCAGTTCAGCCAGGATGTCCGGGATGTCTTCCAGGGCCGGCCAGTTGAACTGCACGTTCTGCCGGGTACTGATGTGGGCGTAGCCCTTGTCATAGTCGCGGGCAACTTTGGCCATCATTCGCGTCTGGCGCGAAGTCAGTTGGCCATAAGGCACGGCCACCCGCAGCATCGGCGCGAAGCGCTGGATATAAAGGCCATTTTGCAGGCGCAGGGGGCGGAATTCTTCTTCGCTCAGCTCGCCTGCCAGATAGCGTCGGGTCTGATCACGGAACTGCTTGACGCGGTCCTCGATGATCCGCTGATCGTACTCGTCGTATACGTACATATAAGTCCTGTTCTCAGGCTTGGGCCGGTCGGATCCAGTTGCGTTTTTCGCTTGCTGAAGTCTCCGATACTGCCTCGGCAATTCTGCGCGCACGGCCGCGCACTCCCAACGGAGCGGAGGCAAGATACCAGTTTGCAGTTATGCGCAAAAGTGATGTTTGAGTATATGTAAAGAACCAAAACGACTAATGAAGTTCATGGGGGTAAAACCCACATTTGTGGTGCGGGCAATCATCGTCTTAACTGTGCTCGAGTCTTTATGCAATCACCGATAAAACCGACAAGAGGCGATGCAATGAGCAACCCAACCAAAGCAGGGAAAAGCGATAGCACGGTCGATGCCTGGGCGATTTTGTTCCTGATTATCCTGGTCGTGGGCACAGCGGTGTTCTGGGTCAGCCATCAATAAACGACCCCGTCCGGGCCCGGCGCCGACGATTGTCGGACAAAAGCCGGAATAAGCACCGTTCCAAGGGAGTTCGCTGGCTATAATGCGCAGCGGATTTTCGGGGGCTCGGACGTTTGATGTTGAAGTTCTTTTGTGGTGTGGTGCTGGCGCTTGGTACGGTCTTGGGACCGTGTGCTCAGGCGGCGTCCGTCGTATTCCTGAATCCGGGAACGAGCCAAGAAACGTTCTGGGTCAGCTATTCGCTGTTCATGCAGGCCGCAGCCAGGGACCTGGGCATGGATTTGCGTATCCGCTATTCCGAACGAAACGCCGAGACCACGCTCCAGCAAGCCCGAGAAGTCCTGCAAGGACCGAATCGACCGGACTATCTGGTGTTCGTCAACGAACTGTACGTTGCGCCCGAAATCCTGCGCCTGGCTCAAGGCAGCGGTGTGAAACTGTTTTTGGTCAACAACGGCCTGACCGCAGACCAGATGCGCCTCCTCGGCGCCCAGCCGGACAAGTATCCCGGCTGGTTGGGCAGCCTGGTGCCCAACAATGAGGAGGGCGGCTACTTGATGCTCAAGGAGCTGATTCGCCTGCATCGCCCGGTCACGCCCGGTCAGGTCATTGATCTCGTGGCCTTTTCCGGCCTGAAAATCACGCCAGCCGCGCAACAGCGTGAGAAGGGCATGATGCGGGCATTGGCCGAACACCCTGAAGTGCGATTGCGCCAGTTGGTCTACGGCGGCTGGACCCGCGAGCGCGCCTATGAACAGGCCAGGTTGTTATTCAAGCGTTATCCGCAAACGTCGCTGGTCTGGTCGGCCAATGATGAAATGGCCTTTGGCGCCATGCAGGCCTATGCCGAAACGGGCGGCCAGCCCGGCAAGGACGTGCTGTTCAGCGCCATCAACAATTCACCGACTGCGTTACGGGCGCTGTTGGAAGGGCGATTGAGTGTGCTGTTGGGCGGGCACTTCACTCTGGGTGGTTGGGCCTTGGTGCAGCTGCATGACTACGACAGGGGGGTGGATGTCAGCCAGTACGGCGGGCGCGACCGGCAGATTCCATTGTTGCAGCTGATCGATCACGCACAAGCCAAGCGGTTGCTGGCGTTGAGTGCTACTCAGGATTACGGCGTGGACTTCCAGAAGCTCTCGGCCAAGGGGCGACCGACGTCGTATCGCTACCCGTTCAGCTTGCAAGCCCTGATGCACTGAGCCAGTTCAGATACCCGCCAGGTGCACCACCAGTTTGACGATGCCAAACAGCGTCAACGCGAACACTGCCGTGAACAGAATCCCCAAAATCACGAAATGACTCGGCTTGCCGTGGGTGAAATCCCGGGCCCGATTCTTCCCGCTCTGCACCCCGAAAGCCGCCGCCATGACGCTGTGCAGCATCTGCCAGAAGGTCGGCGGTTTGTTTTTGTCGACTGGATCGTCCATAAATCCCCCGTCACGCATGTGTGAGAGCTAAGCATAGACAATCCCCCCGAAACCTGTAGGAGGCAACGGCAAAGGCAGGCCTGGGGTTAGTTGTCGTAACCCAGGTTAGGCGCCAGCCAGCGCTCGGTCACGCTCAACTCCTGGCCTTTACGCGAGGTGTAGCTCTGCACCTGGTCCTTGTCGATCTTGCCCACGGCAAAATACTGCGCCTGCGGGTGAGCGAAGTACCAGCCGCTGACCGCAGCCGCCGGGAACATGGCGTAGTGCTCGGTGAGGAACACGCCGCTGCGGCCGGCCTTGAGTTCTTCCGCTTCCGGGTCCAGCAGTTTGAACAGCGTGGCTTTCTCGGTGTGATCCGGGCACGCCGGGTAACCTGGAGCAGGGCGGATGCCGGTGTATTGCTCTTTGATCAACGCCTCGTTGTCCAGCGTCTCGTCCTTGGCATAGCCCCAGTAGTCTTTACGCACCTGTTGGTGCAGCCATTCGGCACAGGCCTCGGCCAAGCGGTCGGCCAGGGCCTTGACCATGATCGAGTTGTAGTCGTCGCCCGCATCCTGATAAGCCTTGGCCACTTCTTCGGCACCGATCCCGGCGGTGGTAATGAAACCACCCACGTAGTCGGTCACGCCGCTGTCTTTGGGCGCGACGAAGTCGGCCAGGGAGAAGTTCGGTTTGCCATCGGTCTTGATGATCTGCTGGCGCAAGTGATGCAGCTTGGCCAATGGCTTGCCGTCATCGCCGTAGACTTCGATGTCATCGTCGCGCACCTGATTGGCCGGCCAGAAACCGAACACCGCACGGGCGCTGATGAGTTTTTCGTCGATCAGCTTGGCGAGCATTTCCTGGGCATCGGCGTACAGCGCGGTGGCGGCTTCACCGACCACTTCGTCCTTGAGGATGCGCGGGAACTTACCGGCCAGGTCCCAGGAGATGAAAAACGGTGTCCAGTCGATGTATTCGGCCAGAACCTTCAGGTCGATGTTGTCCAGCACCTTGGCGCCGGTGAACGTCGGTTTGACCGGTTCGTAGCTGCCCCAGTCAAACTGCGGCTTCTTGGCGATGGCCACCGGGTAGCTCAGGCGCTCGGTACGGGCGCTGCGGTTGGCGGTACGCTCGCGAACGTCGATGTATTCCAGGCGAGTCTTCTCGACGAAACCGGCCTTCAACTCCTTGGACAGCAACTGCGTTGCCACACCCACGGCGCGGGAGGCGTCGGTCACATAGATCACCGCGTCGTTGCTGTACTTCGGCTCGATCTTCACCGCCGTGTGCGCCTTGGACGTGGTCGCGCCACCGATCATCAGCGGCAAATGGAAGTCCTGACGCTGCATCTCGCGGGCCACGTGAACCATTTCGTCCAGCGAAGGCGTGATCAAACCGGACAGGCCGATGATGTCGCATTTCTGTTCCTTGGCGACTTGCAGGATCTTCTCCGCCGGCACCATCACGCCGAGGTCGACGATGTCATAGCCGTTACAACCCAGCACCACGCCGACGATGTTCTTGCCGATGTCATGCACGTCGCCTTTCACGGTAGCCATGAGGATCTTGCCCTTGGCTTCCGGCTTGTCGCCTTTTTCCAGTTCGATGAACGGGATCAAGTGGGCCACGGCCTGCTTCATCACGCGGGCGGATTTCACCACTTGCGGCAGGAACATTTTGCCGGCGCCGAACAGGTCGCCGACGATGTTCATGCCGGACATCAGCGGGCCTTCGATCACTTCGATCGGGCGGGCGAAGGACTGACGGGATTCTTCGGTGTCCTCGACAATGTGCGTGGTGATGCCCTTGACCAGCGCATGTTCCAGGCGCTTGTTGACGTCCCAGTTGCGCCACTCTTCGGTCTCGGCTTCCTTGACGCTGCCGTCGCCCTTGTACTTGTCGGCAATGGCGAGGAGGGCGTCGGTGCCTTCCGGGGTGCGGTTGAGGATCACGTCTTCGACGGCGTCGCGCAGCTCGGCCGGGATCTGGTCGTAGATCTCCAGTTGGCCGGCGTTGACGATACCCATGGTCAGGCCATTACGGATCGCATACAGCAGGAACACCGAGTGAATCGCCTCGCGCACCGGGTTGTTGCCCCGGAACGAGAACGACACGTTCGACACGCCGCCGGAGGTCAGCGCGTACGGCAGTTCGTCGCGGATGTAGGCACAGGCGTTGATGAAGTCCACAGCGTAGTTGTTGTGTTCTTCGATACCGGTGGCCACGGCGAAGATGTTCGGGTCGAAGATGATGTCTTCCGGCGGGAAGCCGACGTCGTTGACCAGAATGTCGTAGGAGCGTTTGCAGATTTCTTTCTTGCGCGCTTCGGTGTCGGCCTGGCCGGCTTCGTCGAAGGCCATCACCACCACGGCGGCGCCGTAGCGCTTGCACAGTTTGGCGTGATGAATGAACTGCTCGACGCCTTCTTTCATGCTGATCGAGTTGACGATGCCCTTGCCCTGGATGCACTTGAGGCCGGCTTCGATCACTTCCCACTTGGAGGAGTCGATCATGATCGGGACGCGGGAGATGTCCGGTTCACCGGCAATCAGATTGAGGAAGGTCACCATCGCCTTCTTCGAATCGAGCATCCCTTCGTCCATGTTGATGTCGATCACCTGGGCGCCGGCTTCGACCTGTTGCAGGGCGACTTCCAGGGCTTCGGTGTAGTTGTCTTCACGGATCAGCCGGGCGAATTTGGCGGAACCGGTGATGTTGGTCCGCTCGCCGACGTTGACGAACAACGAGCTGCGATCAATGGTGAACGGTTCCAGGCCCGACAAGCGGCAAGCCTTGGGAATATCCGGGATTTCACGCGGCGCATAACCGGCCACCGCGTTGGCGATGGCTTCGATGTGGCCCGGCGTGGTGCCGCAGCAGCCGCCGACGATGTTCAGGAAGCCGCTTTGGGCGAACTCCTCGATGACCTTGGCGGTTTCCGATGGCAGTTCGTCGTACTCGCCGAATTCGTTCGGCAGGCCTGCGTTCGGGTGCGCCGACACGTAGGTGCTGGCCTTGTTTGACAGTTCTTCCAGGTACGGGCGCAGTTCACTGGCGCCCAGGGCGCAGTTCAGGCCGACGGAAATCGGCTTGGCGTGGGCCACGGAGTTCCAGAACGCTTCGGTGGTCTGGCCGGAGAGGGTGCGGCCAGAGGCGTCGGTGATGGTGCCGGAAATCATGATCGGCAGTTCGACGCCCAGCTCTTCGTAAACACCCTGCACAGCGAAGATCGCAGCCTTGGCGTTGAGGGTGTCGAAAATGGTTTCGATCAGGATCAGGTCGGCGCCGCCTTCGATCAGGCCTTTGGTGGCCTCGGTGTAGTTCTCCACCAGTTCATCGAAGGTCACGTTGCGGTAGCCGGGGTTGTTCACGTCAGGCGACAGCGAGCAAGTGCGACTTGTAGGGCCGAGCACGCCGGCGACGAAGCGTGGTCGGTCCGGGGTTTCCAGGGTCTTGGCGTCTGCCACCTTGCGCGCCAGGCGTGCGCCCTCTACGTTGAGTTCGTACGCCAGGCCCTGCATGCCGTAGTCAGCCTGGGACACTTGGGTGGCGTTGAAGGTGTTGGTTTCCAGAATGTCGGCACCGGCATCCAGGTAGGCTTTTTCAATAGCACCAATCACGTCCGGGCGCGTCAGCACCAACAGGTCGTTGTTGCCTTTGACATCGCTCGGCCAGTCGGCGAAGCGTTTGCCACGGTAGTCCTGCTCCTCGAGCTTGTAGCTCTGGATCATCGTACCCATGCCGCCATCGAGAATCAGGATGCGCTCTTTGAGGGCGTGCTTGAGAGCTTGAAGGCGAACGCTGCGATCGGACATTTGGACTACTCGGTAAGGCCATGACGAAGGGGCGGGATAATAACAAACCTGTGCGCTTTTGGAGCATGTGCGGGTTTTGCATGAATATCGTTCATGTTGGTGCGCTGGCCAGACCGGTAGAATCGCGGCGTTTTCTCATGATCAGGACCAGGGATATGTCGTATCGCGTCGTCACCAGCCTATTGATGCTGTTTTTAAGCGAGGGCGCCGCTGCACAAGGTCCGGATATTTCCTACGTCCGCGACGTTCAACCGATCTTCACCGAAAAGTGCGTGGCCTGCCATGCCTGCTACGACTCCGCCTGTCAGCTCAATCTGGGCAGTGGCGAAGGGGCGGCCCGAGGCGCGACCAAAGCGCCTGTCTATGATGGCGAACGCCGTCAGGCCGCAGCACCGACCCGGCTGTTTTATGACGCCTTTGGCAAACGTGCCTGGCAGCAAAAAGGCTTTTATTCGGTGCTCGACGCCCAAGGCAGCCAAGCGGCGCTGATGGCGCAGATGCTCGAACTGGGCCACAAAACCTCGTTGCAACCTAACGCCAAATTGCCGGAAGACATCGTCCTGGGCCTGAACCGGGAGAACATGTGCGCCATGCCGGCGGAGTTCGACGGCTACGCCAGCTCCCACCCGAAAGAAGGCATGCCGCTGGCGGTCACCGGCCTGACCGATCAGCAATACCAGACGTTGCAACGCTGGCTGGCCTCCGGTGCGCCAATCGATGAACAGGGCCTGGTGCCCAGCGCCAAGGAAGCCTTGCAGGTGGTGCAGTGGGAAAACCTGCTCAATGCGCCGGGCGCGCGGGAAAGTCTGGTCGGGCGCTGGTTGTTCGAACACTGGTTTTTGGCGCACCTCTATTTCAAGGACGGCGAGCCGGGGCATTTCTTTCAGTGGGTACGTTCGCGCACGCCAACGGGGCAGCCGATCGATCTGATCAACACCCGCCGTCCGAATGACGATCCGGGCACTCAGGTCTATTACCGCCTATGGCCGGTGCAAGGCGTGATCGTGCACAAGACCCACATCACCTATCCGCTCAGCGCGGCGAAGATGGCGCGGATCAAAAGCCTGTTTTACAGCGGCAATTGGCAGGTCAATGCACTGCCGGGTTATGGGCCGGAGCGACGGGCCAATCCGTTCACGACCTTTGAGGCCATTCCGGCTCAGGCGCGTTACCAGTTCATGCTCGATAACGCCGAATACTTCGTGCGCACCTTTATTCGTGGCCCGGTCTGCCGCGGCCAGATCGCCACTGACGTGATCCGCGACAACTTCTGGGCGCTGTTCCAGGCCCCGGAGCATGACCTCTACATCACCGACCCGAACTATCGC
The Pseudomonas lini DNA segment above includes these coding regions:
- a CDS encoding nitrite/sulfite reductase; the protein is MYVYDEYDQRIIEDRVKQFRDQTRRYLAGELSEEEFRPLRLQNGLYIQRFAPMLRVAVPYGQLTSRQTRMMAKVARDYDKGYAHISTRQNVQFNWPALEDIPDILAELATVQMHAIQTSGNCLRNVTTDQFAGVAADELIDPRPWCEIVRQWTTFHPEFAYLPRKFKIAINGSTSDRAAIEVHDIGLEPVHNAAGELGFRVLVGGGLGRTPVVGAFINEFLPWQDLLSYLDAILRVYNRYGRRDNKYKARIKILVKALTPEVFAQKVDAEMEHLRGGQTTLTDAEVHRVAKHFVDPDYKALDNQTAELTELDKQHPGFARWRTRNTLAHKKPGYVAVTLSLKPTGVAPGDITDKQLDAVADLADRYSFGQLRTSHEQNIILADVEQSQLFALWGELREQGFATPNIGLLTDIICCPGGDFCSLANAKSIPIAESIQRRFDDLDYLFDIGELDLNISGCMNACGHHHVGHIGILGVDKKGEEFYQVSLGGSASRDASLGKILGPSFAQEAMPDVIEKLINVYIEQRTEDERFIDTYQRIGIDLFKERVYAANN
- a CDS encoding ABC transporter substrate-binding protein yields the protein MLKFFCGVVLALGTVLGPCAQAASVVFLNPGTSQETFWVSYSLFMQAAARDLGMDLRIRYSERNAETTLQQAREVLQGPNRPDYLVFVNELYVAPEILRLAQGSGVKLFLVNNGLTADQMRLLGAQPDKYPGWLGSLVPNNEEGGYLMLKELIRLHRPVTPGQVIDLVAFSGLKITPAAQQREKGMMRALAEHPEVRLRQLVYGGWTRERAYEQARLLFKRYPQTSLVWSANDEMAFGAMQAYAETGGQPGKDVLFSAINNSPTALRALLEGRLSVLLGGHFTLGGWALVQLHDYDRGVDVSQYGGRDRQIPLLQLIDHAQAKRLLALSATQDYGVDFQKLSAKGRPTSYRYPFSLQALMH
- a CDS encoding DUF2970 domain-containing protein, coding for MDDPVDKNKPPTFWQMLHSVMAAAFGVQSGKNRARDFTHGKPSHFVILGILFTAVFALTLFGIVKLVVHLAGI
- the metH gene encoding methionine synthase, yielding MSDRSVRLQALKHALKERILILDGGMGTMIQSYKLEEQDYRGKRFADWPSDVKGNNDLLVLTRPDVIGAIEKAYLDAGADILETNTFNATQVSQADYGMQGLAYELNVEGARLARKVADAKTLETPDRPRFVAGVLGPTSRTCSLSPDVNNPGYRNVTFDELVENYTEATKGLIEGGADLILIETIFDTLNAKAAIFAVQGVYEELGVELPIMISGTITDASGRTLSGQTTEAFWNSVAHAKPISVGLNCALGASELRPYLEELSNKASTYVSAHPNAGLPNEFGEYDELPSETAKVIEEFAQSGFLNIVGGCCGTTPGHIEAIANAVAGYAPREIPDIPKACRLSGLEPFTIDRSSLFVNVGERTNITGSAKFARLIREDNYTEALEVALQQVEAGAQVIDINMDEGMLDSKKAMVTFLNLIAGEPDISRVPIMIDSSKWEVIEAGLKCIQGKGIVNSISMKEGVEQFIHHAKLCKRYGAAVVVMAFDEAGQADTEARKKEICKRSYDILVNDVGFPPEDIIFDPNIFAVATGIEEHNNYAVDFINACAYIRDELPYALTSGGVSNVSFSFRGNNPVREAIHSVFLLYAIRNGLTMGIVNAGQLEIYDQIPAELRDAVEDVILNRTPEGTDALLAIADKYKGDGSVKEAETEEWRNWDVNKRLEHALVKGITTHIVEDTEESRQSFARPIEVIEGPLMSGMNIVGDLFGAGKMFLPQVVKSARVMKQAVAHLIPFIELEKGDKPEAKGKILMATVKGDVHDIGKNIVGVVLGCNGYDIVDLGVMVPAEKILQVAKEQKCDIIGLSGLITPSLDEMVHVAREMQRQDFHLPLMIGGATTSKAHTAVKIEPKYSNDAVIYVTDASRAVGVATQLLSKELKAGFVEKTRLEYIDVRERTANRSARTERLSYPVAIAKKPQFDWGSYEPVKPTFTGAKVLDNIDLKVLAEYIDWTPFFISWDLAGKFPRILKDEVVGEAATALYADAQEMLAKLIDEKLISARAVFGFWPANQVRDDDIEVYGDDGKPLAKLHHLRQQIIKTDGKPNFSLADFVAPKDSGVTDYVGGFITTAGIGAEEVAKAYQDAGDDYNSIMVKALADRLAEACAEWLHQQVRKDYWGYAKDETLDNEALIKEQYTGIRPAPGYPACPDHTEKATLFKLLDPEAEELKAGRSGVFLTEHYAMFPAAAVSGWYFAHPQAQYFAVGKIDKDQVQSYTSRKGQELSVTERWLAPNLGYDN
- a CDS encoding fatty acid cis/trans isomerase, with the protein product MSYRVVTSLLMLFLSEGAAAQGPDISYVRDVQPIFTEKCVACHACYDSACQLNLGSGEGAARGATKAPVYDGERRQAAAPTRLFYDAFGKRAWQQKGFYSVLDAQGSQAALMAQMLELGHKTSLQPNAKLPEDIVLGLNRENMCAMPAEFDGYASSHPKEGMPLAVTGLTDQQYQTLQRWLASGAPIDEQGLVPSAKEALQVVQWENLLNAPGARESLVGRWLFEHWFLAHLYFKDGEPGHFFQWVRSRTPTGQPIDLINTRRPNDDPGTQVYYRLWPVQGVIVHKTHITYPLSAAKMARIKSLFYSGNWQVNALPGYGPERRANPFTTFEAIPAQARYQFMLDNAEYFVRTFIRGPVCRGQIATDVIRDNFWALFQAPEHDLYITDPNYRGQATPLLAMPGQNDDVGSVLSLWHDYRNKRNEYEALRRDSYADLPAPSWSTLWAGNDNALLSIFRHFDSASVNKGLIGDVPQTIWLFDYPLLERTYYQLAVNFDVFGNVSHQAQTRLYFDLIRNGAEQNFLRLMPADSRDGYLDDWYQNGGKFKMWLDYEYIDNDKPTALTLDEKDPKRDFALQLLARYGELNARPDPINRCDGAYCSRPNIDLALQNAEQALSRLTSRPAAGLKVIDQLPEATMLRIETQSGKREIYSLLRNRAHSNVAFLLGESMRYQPGLDTLTIYPGVLSSYPNFIFNIPAGQVPAFVDAMENARDAASFEKIVERWGIRRSHPQFWQYFHELSRYIHDTDPVEEGVLDMNRYENL